In Niallia sp. FSL W8-0635, one genomic interval encodes:
- a CDS encoding diguanylate cyclase — MIIKDLVSNLSILVSLLFLYSQITKQKPLNRQSSINRKLTTGIVGGILGNILMQYSIHIDDAIIDLRHIPIMILAFYGGAIPAFISMILIMIGRLFLGINLATFCALALISLSTLGAVFFTCCTISTKNKIISCLSWNNFIFTIFAIYLIKEWNILLVLIPTYWIISYLGGFIGFYVINHLRSIQLLFEKYRNESTTDGLTGLNNYRNFDHLFNSLIKQVDAREEKLSLLYIDIDFFKKINDRYGHIKGDEILKKLGEILKKCTKSYDVVSRNGGEEFTVLLLDCPLEKAKEMAENIRKTVEAYPFYALEEEIHITVSIGIACYNETTIQAIDIIDDADRALYYAKNSGRNKVCIANHFPEKQDVLPYI; from the coding sequence ATGATAATTAAAGATCTAGTTTCTAATCTTTCAATATTGGTGTCATTACTTTTTTTGTATAGTCAAATAACCAAACAAAAACCTTTAAATCGACAGTCGTCGATAAATAGGAAATTAACAACTGGGATTGTAGGAGGTATTCTCGGAAATATTCTCATGCAATATAGTATCCATATTGATGATGCCATTATAGATCTCAGGCATATTCCAATTATGATTTTAGCTTTTTATGGAGGAGCCATTCCTGCCTTTATCTCCATGATTTTAATCATGATAGGGCGGTTATTCTTGGGTATAAATTTGGCAACTTTTTGTGCCCTTGCACTCATTTCTTTATCTACTCTTGGCGCAGTATTCTTTACTTGTTGTACCATATCTACAAAAAACAAAATCATTTCATGCTTATCTTGGAATAATTTTATTTTTACCATTTTCGCCATCTATTTAATTAAGGAATGGAATATTCTCCTTGTATTAATTCCAACCTATTGGATAATTTCCTATCTTGGGGGATTTATTGGATTTTATGTCATAAACCACTTAAGATCGATTCAATTACTGTTTGAAAAATATAGAAATGAGTCAACTACAGACGGATTAACTGGATTAAATAATTATAGAAATTTTGACCATCTCTTTAATTCCTTAATAAAACAGGTAGATGCTAGGGAAGAAAAACTTTCCCTCCTTTATATTGACATTGATTTCTTTAAGAAAATTAATGATCGATATGGCCACATAAAGGGGGATGAAATATTGAAAAAACTTGGGGAAATATTAAAAAAGTGTACCAAGTCATATGATGTTGTCAGTAGAAATGGCGGCGAAGAGTTTACCGTATTATTATTAGATTGTCCTTTGGAAAAAGCAAAAGAAATGGCAGAAAACATTCGAAAGACGGTAGAGGCATATCCTTTCTATGCTTTAGAAGAGGAAATCCATATAACCGTTTCAATAGGAATAGCTTGCTACAATGAAACAACTATCCAAGCAATAGATATTATTGATGATGCTGACAGAGCTCTTTATTATGCAAAAAATTCTGGCAGAAATAAAGTCTGTATAGCTAACCATTTTCCAGAAAAACAAGATGTACTGCCCTATATTTAA
- a CDS encoding CBO0543 family protein — protein sequence MHLVVIIIILLLNWKYQTVHKWRKYHTTMLFISLCDLLYHCICSDFKLWNYNPDWPISSPIITNLIYSLIFLPATALLFLANYSPQKTILAKGLYMMKWIIIYMIGECIFVLTQNMTHTNGWSLWWSLLFYFLMFPILLLHHKKTNLAYVVSAVVISIFIIIFEVPLK from the coding sequence ATGCATTTAGTTGTAATCATCATTATCCTCTTGCTAAATTGGAAGTATCAAACTGTCCATAAATGGAGAAAGTATCACACAACTATGTTATTTATTAGCTTATGTGATCTCCTATATCATTGTATTTGTAGTGATTTCAAATTGTGGAATTATAATCCAGATTGGCCAATATCTTCTCCAATTATAACTAATTTAATCTATTCATTAATATTTCTACCTGCGACCGCATTACTATTTTTGGCGAATTATTCTCCCCAAAAAACGATTCTCGCAAAAGGATTATATATGATGAAATGGATTATTATTTATATGATAGGTGAATGTATATTTGTTTTGACACAAAATATGACCCATACCAATGGTTGGAGTTTGTGGTGGTCATTATTATTTTATTTTCTTATGTTCCCCATCTTACTATTGCATCATAAAAAAACAAATCTTGCTTATGTAGTCAGTGCAGTTGTGATTAGTATCTTCATTATTATATTTGAGGTACCATTAAAGTAG
- a CDS encoding sensor domain-containing diguanylate cyclase, with the protein MDFLSRKTKGLFFILVALAIIEIIVGFTGSKEKWEMLVTLTLQILQVILFLLLMGFLNNTIRQSTDKEKQYRKLLDLSPEAIFVHRKGRIAYTNEAGAKLFGINKPVELINLSWKEILNAKSYESLRLSSDKYEIDQQFKIHHFNLYDDGGNIRYIEAKSTYILFDGEPAREVIARDITVQETNKQRLKKLSYIDALTQIPNRRSLLEQLEQIIKESKQNNKSFGIMFVDLDGFKQINDTYGHAKGDFLLKQVSEYLKLCVREEDTVGRFGGDEFIIILPYAVQTDCISIAKKIIDNMPLFISGYHDQVTLSIGISLYPQDANDLDTIMKLADKAMYTAKKRGKNNYQLFGNST; encoded by the coding sequence ATGGATTTTCTTTCCCGAAAAACAAAAGGACTTTTTTTTATATTAGTAGCTTTAGCGATTATAGAAATAATCGTTGGATTTACTGGTTCAAAAGAAAAATGGGAGATGCTTGTTACTCTTACGTTGCAAATTCTTCAGGTAATTTTGTTTCTTTTACTTATGGGCTTTCTTAATAATACGATTCGTCAGTCAACAGACAAAGAAAAACAGTATCGAAAATTACTGGATCTTTCACCAGAAGCTATTTTTGTTCATCGAAAAGGAAGGATTGCCTATACCAACGAAGCTGGAGCAAAATTATTTGGAATTAATAAACCAGTGGAATTAATAAATTTATCCTGGAAAGAAATTTTGAATGCTAAATCCTATGAAAGTTTAAGATTATCAAGTGATAAATATGAGATTGATCAGCAATTTAAAATCCATCATTTTAATTTATACGATGACGGAGGAAATATACGTTACATTGAAGCGAAATCAACCTATATCTTGTTTGATGGAGAACCGGCAAGAGAAGTCATTGCAAGAGACATAACCGTTCAGGAAACAAATAAACAAAGGTTAAAGAAATTATCTTATATAGATGCTTTAACCCAAATCCCAAATCGCAGAAGTCTGCTGGAACAGCTTGAGCAAATAATCAAAGAATCGAAACAAAACAATAAGAGTTTTGGAATTATGTTTGTTGATTTAGATGGTTTTAAACAAATCAACGATACGTATGGACATGCCAAGGGAGACTTTTTGTTAAAGCAAGTTAGTGAATACCTTAAACTTTGTGTAAGGGAAGAAGATACAGTTGGAAGGTTTGGAGGAGATGAATTTATCATAATTTTGCCCTATGCTGTACAAACGGATTGTATATCAATAGCAAAAAAAATAATCGATAATATGCCTTTATTTATCTCGGGCTATCATGATCAAGTGACATTAAGCATTGGAATTTCTCTTTATCCTCAAGACGCTAATGACCTTGATACAATAATGAAACTTGCAGATAAAGCTATGTATACTGCAAAGAAACGTGGTAAAAATAATTATCAGCTTTTTGGCAACAGCACGTAA
- a CDS encoding sensor histidine kinase — protein sequence MKEIKNNLNTNIYYIIVWAIIAIIIGGLFIDNPRLSDFGWSFIFQLVLAFSLSMFLLLYPKKETDIFRISIIVLASIYFYSLFLFYPDTGSNFILLCFIPALSILFFNSKLFYFTLCINGGLILFLFGYITFMNQKPQYSYLEQDLIGNVLNFIASQIIIYFIFYLTNGRMKKQQLYYEQIQQSERLKTSGQLAAAVAHEIRNPLTVVKGFLQLYEKDNSFSTNQKRNFTLMIDELNMAEQVISQFLTMAKPEQEKLTELVDVKGVLQSVTDLLHSYGLLHDNRIELKVTEDCTISANVIELKQLLINIIKNAIEASNYGDLVIVTAEREKDYVVMKVIDHGKGMSDAEVASLGTPFYSLKSKGTGLGLMICFNIVEKYNGKIEFKSSKNHGTTATIRFPYYDRTKLFR from the coding sequence ATGAAAGAGATCAAAAATAATTTAAATACAAATATTTACTATATTATTGTTTGGGCTATTATAGCTATTATCATAGGAGGGTTATTTATTGATAACCCACGATTAAGTGATTTCGGATGGAGTTTTATTTTTCAACTTGTCTTGGCGTTCAGTTTATCTATGTTTTTATTACTTTATCCTAAGAAGGAAACGGATATTTTTCGAATAAGTATCATCGTATTAGCATCTATTTACTTCTATTCCCTTTTTCTTTTTTACCCAGATACTGGATCTAACTTTATTTTACTATGTTTTATACCAGCCCTATCCATTTTATTTTTTAATTCAAAGCTTTTTTATTTTACCTTGTGTATAAATGGTGGATTGATCCTCTTTTTATTTGGTTACATTACATTTATGAATCAAAAGCCTCAATATAGTTATTTAGAACAGGATTTAATCGGAAATGTATTAAACTTTATTGCAAGCCAAATTATCATTTATTTTATCTTTTATTTAACGAATGGACGCATGAAAAAGCAGCAATTATATTACGAACAAATTCAGCAGTCTGAGCGTCTAAAGACATCTGGCCAACTTGCAGCTGCTGTAGCCCATGAGATTCGAAATCCTCTAACTGTTGTGAAGGGATTTTTACAGTTATATGAAAAGGATAACTCTTTTTCCACCAATCAAAAACGGAATTTCACCTTGATGATAGATGAATTAAATATGGCTGAACAGGTAATTTCACAATTCTTAACGATGGCTAAGCCAGAGCAAGAAAAACTTACAGAGCTAGTAGATGTGAAGGGTGTTCTTCAGAGTGTGACAGATTTGCTCCATTCATACGGACTTTTACATGATAATCGCATCGAATTAAAGGTTACAGAGGATTGTACTATTTCTGCGAACGTCATAGAGTTAAAGCAATTGCTTATAAATATTATTAAAAACGCCATTGAGGCATCTAATTATGGCGATTTAGTAATCGTGACAGCTGAAAGGGAAAAGGATTATGTCGTAATGAAAGTAATTGATCACGGAAAAGGAATGTCCGATGCAGAAGTTGCCTCTCTTGGTACCCCTTTTTATTCTTTAAAAAGTAAAGGAACAGGTTTGGGCTTAATGATTTGCTTTAATATTGTCGAAAAATATAATGGCAAGATAGAATTCAAAAGCTCAAAAAATCATGGAACAACTGCAACGATTCGCTTTCCGTATTATGATAGAACAAAGCTATTTCGATAA
- a CDS encoding YehS family protein, translating into MENNDILIRLRYALEIKNSEMAEIFKLGGKEISVPEVVKILKKVDEEAEDDDQIKLTNSMLDSFLNGFIIYKRGKQEPKPGQTSTPESSIKNSTSVNNILLKKVKIALALTTEDMIDIFKKAGLNVSKGELGAFLRKEGHKNYKVCLDNFARNFLKGLAIKYRG; encoded by the coding sequence ATGGAAAATAATGATATATTGATTCGTTTAAGATACGCATTAGAAATAAAAAATAGTGAAATGGCAGAAATATTTAAGCTTGGTGGGAAAGAGATATCTGTACCGGAAGTGGTAAAGATTCTTAAAAAAGTAGATGAAGAAGCAGAGGATGACGATCAAATCAAATTAACGAATAGTATGTTAGATTCGTTTCTGAATGGCTTTATTATTTACAAAAGAGGAAAGCAAGAGCCTAAACCAGGACAAACTAGTACACCAGAATCATCGATAAAAAATAGTACGAGTGTAAACAATATCCTGTTAAAGAAAGTCAAAATCGCATTGGCACTAACGACTGAGGATATGATAGATATATTTAAAAAAGCGGGATTAAATGTATCTAAAGGAGAACTTGGAGCTTTTTTAAGAAAAGAAGGTCATAAAAATTATAAAGTATGCTTAGATAATTTCGCTAGAAACTTCTTAAAAGGACTGGCGATAAAATATAGAGGATAA
- a CDS encoding M48 family metallopeptidase, translating into MIHTYLGETIRFDIKYKNRSSIGLAIDGYGNIIVLAPKKTSDERVIQVLEVNWDQIQTKLNEMQKRMNGPLEKVYENNESFLYLGNTYPIQIVQDITIMKERVEFDEETLFIYVQHHDKEKIKQLLRRYYYQRSKALVEERVSFYQSNFKTKPRSIRITDSKTNWGTCDSNFQLTFNWRLAMAPLEVIDYVVVHEMCHMVHLNHDRSFWRLVGKLMPDYKEKENWLAMSSWKMTV; encoded by the coding sequence ATGATACATACCTACTTAGGGGAAACCATACGTTTTGATATAAAGTATAAGAATCGCTCCTCCATTGGGCTTGCGATAGATGGTTATGGAAACATAATCGTGTTGGCACCAAAAAAGACATCGGATGAACGTGTTATTCAAGTGTTAGAAGTAAACTGGGATCAAATTCAAACCAAATTAAATGAAATGCAGAAAAGAATGAATGGTCCGTTGGAAAAGGTTTATGAAAATAATGAAAGTTTTCTTTATCTTGGTAATACCTATCCTATTCAAATTGTCCAAGATATAACGATAATGAAAGAACGTGTGGAGTTTGACGAAGAAACACTGTTTATATATGTTCAGCACCATGATAAGGAAAAAATAAAACAATTATTGAGACGGTATTATTATCAGAGAAGTAAGGCTTTAGTAGAAGAGCGAGTCTCTTTCTATCAAAGTAATTTTAAAACAAAACCTCGATCGATACGTATAACGGATAGTAAAACCAATTGGGGAACCTGTGATTCAAATTTTCAACTAACCTTCAATTGGAGGTTAGCGATGGCTCCCCTTGAAGTCATTGATTATGTCGTTGTACACGAAATGTGTCACATGGTTCACCTTAATCATGACCGCTCCTTTTGGCGTCTTGTTGGAAAGCTTATGCCTGATTACAAAGAAAAAGAAAATTGGCTAGCTATGTCTAGCTGGAAGATGACAGTATAG
- a CDS encoding ABC transporter ATP-binding protein, translating into MSVLEVRNLTKKFGGFTALNGVDFEVGSGEVFGFIGPNGAGKSTTIRVLLGILKATEGDVKLFGKDAWQDAVDIHKRLAYVPGDVNLWPNLTGGEVIDLFVKLRGSNNTSRREELIKKFDLDPTKKCRTYSKGNRQKVALIAAFSQDADLYILDEPTSGLDPLMEKVFQECVMDVKSKGKSVLLSSHILSEVEKLCDRVGIIRQGKIIESGTLKELRHLTRTHMLVETKEPISSLNELPGIHEIEETDQGLTFQVDTEELDNTISYISQFGIMKLESAPPTLEDLFMRHYESKDKGEGKETGGVR; encoded by the coding sequence ATGAGTGTATTGGAAGTCCGAAATTTAACGAAGAAGTTTGGAGGATTTACAGCACTTAATGGAGTTGATTTTGAAGTGGGCAGTGGGGAAGTATTTGGGTTTATTGGTCCAAATGGAGCTGGAAAATCAACGACAATCCGCGTGTTGCTTGGTATTTTAAAGGCAACAGAAGGAGATGTAAAGTTATTTGGTAAGGATGCTTGGCAGGATGCTGTGGATATTCATAAGAGATTGGCTTATGTACCGGGAGATGTTAATTTATGGCCGAATTTAACTGGTGGGGAAGTAATCGATTTATTTGTTAAATTACGAGGAAGCAATAATACTAGCAGAAGAGAAGAATTGATAAAAAAATTTGATTTAGATCCAACGAAGAAATGTCGAACGTATTCAAAGGGAAATCGCCAAAAGGTTGCCTTAATTGCTGCCTTTTCACAAGACGCCGATTTATATATTTTAGATGAACCCACCTCAGGACTTGATCCGCTGATGGAGAAAGTTTTTCAAGAGTGTGTGATGGATGTAAAAAGCAAAGGAAAAAGCGTGCTTCTATCAAGCCATATTCTGTCTGAAGTAGAAAAATTATGTGATAGGGTAGGAATCATTCGACAAGGAAAAATCATTGAAAGCGGAACGTTAAAAGAACTGCGTCACTTAACACGCACACATATGTTAGTGGAGACGAAGGAGCCAATTTCATCGTTAAATGAATTACCGGGTATCCATGAAATAGAAGAAACAGACCAAGGCCTGACTTTCCAAGTAGATACGGAAGAACTAGATAATACAATTAGTTATATTAGTCAGTTTGGAATTATGAAGTTGGAAAGTGCACCACCAACTCTTGAAGATTTATTTATGCGTCATTATGAAAGTAAGGATAAAGGAGAAGGGAAAGAAACGGGAGGTGTCCGTTAA
- a CDS encoding ABC transporter permease produces MNRNRFANTGMLSRFILRLNRIRIPLWIIGLVLFTLMIPPALESLYGTQQDRDVLTETMANPAMTAMLGTGNLDNYTIGAMTAHQMILMTAVIIGLMAILLVTRHTRADEEEGRIEIIRSLPAGRLSYLNATIIVISSTFIVLALITALGLYALNIESMDLEGSFLYGAALGGTGLFFTGVTAIFAQLSESSRGTIGWSIAILIISYLFRAITDISNDTLTWLSPLGWVTKAEVYSSNNWEPVILMLVISIVLFIIANYLNSIRDLAQGFIPAKPGRRFASRFLRSPIGLAFRLQRIGFISWAIGLYVLGASYGSIFGDLESFFEGNDMYQQMLQQAAGASIVEQFIPTLMIVLSLIATIPPVMAMNKLRAEEKKGRLEHLLVRAVSREQLIGSYLVLAVVNGFVMLSLSAIGLWSAATAVMKEGLEFGMIYSAALVYFPAMLVMIGIVAFLNGAAPRFTNWIWAYFLYSFFVLYLGNLFQFPDWVGKLSPFGHVPQVPIEDATFMPLFVLSIIAVGLMSVSFGGFRKRDVQS; encoded by the coding sequence ATGAATCGAAATAGATTTGCTAATACGGGGATGCTTTCACGATTTATTCTTCGTCTTAATCGAATTAGAATTCCGTTATGGATAATTGGATTAGTACTATTTACTTTAATGATTCCTCCTGCATTAGAGAGTCTATATGGAACACAGCAGGATAGAGATGTTTTAACGGAAACAATGGCAAATCCTGCGATGACTGCGATGCTTGGTACTGGTAATCTTGACAATTATACAATTGGTGCTATGACCGCACATCAAATGATATTAATGACGGCTGTAATTATTGGTTTAATGGCTATTTTACTTGTCACTCGTCATACAAGAGCAGATGAAGAAGAGGGGCGTATAGAAATAATCCGTTCGTTGCCAGCTGGCCGTCTTTCATATTTAAATGCAACAATAATCGTAATAAGTAGTACGTTTATTGTTCTAGCACTAATAACAGCTCTAGGATTATATGCACTTAATATAGAAAGTATGGATTTAGAAGGTTCCTTCTTATATGGAGCAGCTTTAGGAGGGACGGGGCTCTTTTTCACTGGAGTGACAGCGATTTTTGCCCAACTATCAGAAAGTTCTCGAGGAACGATTGGATGGTCGATTGCAATCTTGATTATTTCCTATCTTTTTCGAGCAATTACAGATATAAGTAATGATACATTAACCTGGCTTTCCCCATTAGGTTGGGTAACAAAAGCCGAAGTCTATTCCTCAAATAATTGGGAACCCGTTATACTAATGTTGGTAATTTCTATCGTATTATTTATTATTGCGAACTACTTAAATAGCATTCGTGATTTAGCACAAGGATTTATACCAGCCAAACCAGGAAGACGATTTGCCTCACGCTTTTTACGAAGCCCTATTGGATTAGCGTTTCGGTTACAGCGAATAGGATTTATATCATGGGCGATTGGGTTATATGTGTTGGGAGCATCTTATGGATCCATTTTTGGTGATTTGGAGTCTTTTTTTGAAGGAAATGACATGTATCAGCAAATGCTACAACAAGCGGCAGGTGCTTCGATAGTAGAACAATTTATTCCGACATTGATGATCGTTCTTTCACTTATTGCAACGATTCCTCCAGTTATGGCGATGAACAAGCTTCGTGCCGAGGAGAAAAAAGGTCGATTAGAGCATTTATTGGTTCGAGCTGTTTCACGGGAACAGCTTATCGGATCTTATCTTGTACTTGCAGTTGTGAATGGTTTCGTCATGCTTTCTCTAAGTGCAATTGGCTTGTGGTCAGCAGCTACAGCTGTTATGAAGGAAGGGCTGGAATTTGGAATGATTTACAGTGCAGCACTCGTATATTTTCCTGCGATGCTTGTAATGATAGGAATTGTTGCTTTTCTTAATGGGGCTGCTCCAAGATTCACCAATTGGATTTGGGCTTACTTTTTATATTCCTTTTTCGTTCTATATTTAGGAAACTTATTTCAATTTCCAGATTGGGTAGGCAAACTTTCACCATTCGGTCATGTTCCGCAAGTTCCTATTGAGGATGCTACATTTATGCCGTTATTTGTATTAAGCATTATTGCAGTAGGATTAATGAGTGTGAGCTTTGGTGGCTTTCGAAAACGTGATGTTCAAAGTTAA
- a CDS encoding DUF6944 family repetitive protein, which yields MNGHFKEIFGSAINTIGTIQAAIGSTPSFHFSKEMNYQLRLSGNILQGTGSALSADGQGTISLEKLGDEIQAIGNSTVVTGLILYKLSNTPTEQKLIITGNWLQALGSFVGLTDEFFDRTADGRMENIIGGLLQGIGNSLQAISGMEQLHGISNNNQQNIGVLGSWIQATGAVISLIGQVKEELEEIALNINE from the coding sequence ATGAATGGACATTTTAAAGAAATTTTCGGATCAGCTATCAACACAATCGGTACGATCCAAGCTGCTATTGGAAGTACTCCTTCCTTCCATTTTTCTAAAGAAATGAATTACCAGCTACGTTTAAGTGGTAATATACTCCAAGGAACTGGCAGTGCATTATCAGCTGACGGACAAGGAACTATTTCATTAGAAAAGCTTGGAGATGAAATTCAGGCAATCGGGAATTCAACGGTTGTAACTGGCTTAATTCTTTATAAATTAAGTAATACCCCAACAGAACAAAAATTAATTATTACAGGTAACTGGCTACAGGCATTAGGCAGCTTTGTCGGACTTACAGATGAATTTTTTGATCGTACAGCAGATGGAAGAATGGAAAATATAATTGGTGGTTTATTACAAGGGATCGGGAATTCTTTGCAAGCAATTAGCGGAATGGAACAATTACACGGAATAAGTAACAATAACCAACAAAATATCGGTGTATTAGGAAGTTGGATTCAAGCGACAGGAGCTGTCATTTCCCTTATCGGCCAAGTTAAAGAAGAGTTAGAAGAGATTGCATTAAATATAAATGAATAG
- a CDS encoding phosphate ABC transporter substrate-binding protein: MVIIKKLKMVFMVLSILALLSGCASNSETEQSMNDGKPISISGSTSVGPLAEKLAAKYHEHDNTKIEINQIGSSAGITNAMSGVSEIGMSSRDLKEEEKGKLKEVVIAYDGIVVVTHPSNKVKELTLEQVKQIFTGEVTNWSELGGNDMEIVVVSREDGSGSRDAFQEIVGYGSGELIRNSIIASGNGNIKTTVANNKHAVGFISFEYIDDAISTIDIDGVEATAENVLAQKYKLSRPFLFVYKDGDLTANGQKFIDFILSDEGQKIAAEAGAIPIK, translated from the coding sequence ATGGTCATTATAAAAAAACTAAAAATGGTATTCATGGTCCTGTCTATACTTGCATTATTATCCGGATGTGCAAGTAATTCAGAAACAGAACAATCAATGAATGACGGTAAGCCAATATCGATTTCAGGATCTACTTCCGTTGGACCGCTTGCAGAGAAATTAGCGGCAAAATATCATGAACACGATAATACAAAAATTGAAATAAATCAAATTGGGTCATCCGCAGGTATTACAAATGCGATGAGTGGTGTTTCCGAAATTGGAATGTCATCACGAGATTTAAAAGAAGAAGAAAAAGGTAAATTAAAGGAAGTAGTCATTGCTTATGATGGAATTGTTGTTGTGACACATCCAAGTAATAAAGTAAAAGAGTTAACGTTGGAGCAAGTAAAACAAATCTTTACTGGAGAAGTGACGAACTGGAGTGAACTTGGGGGAAATGACATGGAAATTGTTGTTGTTTCTCGTGAGGATGGATCTGGTTCTCGTGACGCCTTCCAAGAGATTGTAGGCTACGGCTCTGGTGAGTTAATCAGAAATTCTATAATAGCAAGTGGAAATGGAAATATTAAAACAACGGTTGCAAATAATAAACATGCAGTTGGTTTTATTTCTTTTGAGTACATTGATGATGCTATCTCTACCATTGATATTGATGGTGTAGAAGCAACAGCAGAAAATGTATTAGCGCAAAAATATAAGTTATCAAGACCTTTTTTGTTTGTATATAAAGATGGGGATTTAACTGCAAATGGACAGAAATTCATCGATTTTATTCTTAGTGATGAGGGGCAAAAAATTGCAGCAGAAGCAGGAGCTATTCCTATTAAGTAA
- the pstC gene encoding phosphate ABC transporter permease subunit PstC translates to MSIQTTEKQTSEMGKANKRKYLFEKVSARIFLLCALLSVISLVLIIGFVFYKGAHPFIAEGFSFFDFIFGVDWVPSEEKFGIWPMIVASLYATIGSLVIGVPIGLFTAIFLAEIASKRIAKIVSPAIQLLAGIPSVLYGVFGLAIIVPFLQNTLGLVKGQSLLAVILVLAIMMLPTIVTVAETAIRAVPRTYREGSLALGVSEIGTIFKVVVPAAKSGIMTAIVLGLGRAIGETMAVILVAGNSLIVPTSLTDSIRPLTTNIALEMGYAAGTHQEMLFATGIVLFSFILILNFVLAKISAKGGK, encoded by the coding sequence GTGTCTATTCAAACAACTGAAAAGCAAACCTCAGAAATGGGCAAGGCAAATAAGAGGAAATATCTGTTTGAAAAGGTATCAGCAAGGATTTTCTTGCTTTGTGCCCTTCTTTCCGTAATAAGTTTAGTATTAATAATTGGATTCGTTTTTTATAAAGGAGCACATCCTTTTATCGCAGAAGGATTTAGTTTTTTTGATTTTATTTTTGGAGTGGACTGGGTGCCAAGTGAAGAGAAATTTGGAATTTGGCCAATGATTGTCGCATCCCTTTATGCAACTATTGGTTCATTGGTTATTGGCGTGCCAATTGGATTGTTTACGGCTATCTTTCTAGCTGAAATAGCTTCAAAGCGGATTGCTAAAATTGTTTCACCAGCCATTCAACTTTTAGCAGGTATCCCTTCTGTTTTATATGGTGTGTTTGGTCTAGCAATTATTGTTCCTTTTTTACAAAATACATTAGGTTTAGTAAAGGGTCAAAGTTTATTAGCTGTTATTTTAGTATTAGCGATTATGATGTTGCCAACGATTGTAACAGTAGCAGAGACGGCAATTCGCGCTGTGCCAAGAACGTATAGAGAAGGATCTCTTGCTCTTGGTGTATCGGAAATTGGCACCATTTTTAAAGTGGTTGTGCCTGCAGCTAAATCCGGAATAATGACAGCTATTGTATTAGGATTAGGGCGAGCAATAGGAGAAACAATGGCGGTTATTCTAGTTGCTGGTAACAGTTTAATTGTACCAACAAGCTTAACAGATAGTATTCGTCCGTTAACAACAAACATTGCTCTAGAAATGGGTTATGCAGCAGGTACACATCAAGAAATGCTATTTGCAACAGGGATCGTATTATTCTCGTTTATTTTAATTTTGAATTTTGTGTTAGCAAAAATTAGTGCGAAGGGTGGCAAATAA